GATTTCAGGGCCTGGGGATCTGGGGGGAGAAAGACAAGGCAGGGGAGTTGAAGGTAAAAGGGGGGAGGGTCCAGTCCTGTTGACAGACTTACAGGAAATCCCAATATTGAATCAGGTGCAGACCTCTTTGCACAACTTGTGAAAAGAGGAAGCCATGTGGGGGGTCCTGTGAGGGTATGGAAAGGGGCCtgctgggggcagggaggaaggaacagGCTTGGAAGTGTCTGGGCCACAATTAGCCCCAGAAGGGGGACATGATCCTACCCTTTGGGAACCTAAATCCTGGAAGTCAAGAAGCCCAGAGCCTCAGGGCCACGGCAAGATCTCCAGCCTGCCCAACTCTAAGGTCCAGGCTGGCCTGCTTAGGAACCACAGATCGCAAGAGACaagtgaggagaaaagaaaaagatccaaGCGGCTCTAAGTGAAtatacagaaaggaagaaaattaattcaGTTGGCAGCCCTCTCTAATCTCCCCATAACTTTCTGGTGCTCTCCGGCCTCCAGGGCTCAGTAACTACCAGGTGCCCCCTCTGATGCCCCCCCATTGGAACCCTGGATCCCGGTTCATTCacaccacccccaccctccaacTAAAGCCAGCGCTCTGGGGCTGAGCATTGCTGGAGGCGAAGCCAGCAGCTGTTCTCCTCTGGGTAGAGCCTGCCTCTTTCACCCACccttaccccacccccatccccatccccaaacCCATCCTCACCTCCAGCCAAAGTAGGAGGAAAACTCCCTGAGATATACCACACGAAATAACCCCAAGGCCTGACCCAATGACCGATTCTGTTGCCCCCACAGCTCGGAGCTGGTCAGGAAGCCAGACCCCAGTCCATCTCCCCCAGGTGACAGCAGCCCACTACACCCAGCCGCCTCCATGGCCTCAGGCAGAGCCCAGGGGAGAAGGCCCCACACAGGGAGCCTCCCCAGCAGCCCGCCTGCACAGCATGGAGCTGACTGGTGAGTGGACCaccatggggggagggggggaagggatgACACTTCAAGGCATCTGCAGTCTCTAAATCCTCCTGGGAATTAGGGTTTGGAGCTTCTTTGGACGGCGGGCCTGCATTTAGAACAGGAATTTCTGGACCATCTCCAGACTAATAATAGCTCCTATTTTTATAGCGCCAAAATTTACAAGGCACTTGCCTTTCAATATAGGGAGTATACAGAATATTGTCATCTTcgttttacagacgaggaaactgaggtttacgGGGGGAacaacttgcccagcatcatataGTGAATGAGTGGCAGGGTAAGGATTTGAACACGGGTTCTGCGGTTTCAAATCCCTTCCACCCTCCTCATGCTGGCAGCTCCATCTGTGTTCATTCCAACTAATCTCCTCtgactctcctcctcatgccagAGCTGCTTGTTGTGACCATGTTCCTCCTCATGTCAAGATTAACCCTCACCCTGACCAGCCCTGCTCCAGTCTGTGACCCCAGACTCTTCAACAAGCTGCTCCGAGACTCTGCTGCCTTACATAGCAGACTGGTAAGACTCCAGGGTGACCCTCCCCTGACACCATCCCTACTCCCCCACATGGACCTGTGTGCCCTACCTCCTCTGAGGCCCGCCACCTCGGACAGCCCTGACTCAACACCCACACTCCTGATTCACAGAGTCACTGCTCGGACCTCAATCCTCTGCCCATACCTGTCCTGCTGCCCACCGTGGACTTCAGCCTTCGGGAATGGAGGGTAAAGACGGTGAGAGACCACCCCTAAGGTCCTTGGGCTCACTTCCCCAAACCCTGTAGCCATGAGCCTTTCACCTTTGTCCCTGTCTCATTGTCGATCTTGGTCCATTGTGACAGCCTACTAGGATAAGTCTGAATTTGGAAGTCTGGCATCTATGGTATTGggaatcccttccaactctgggtcATTCACAAATTGGAAAATCATCCAGCTTCATCCgagttattaataaaataaaaaaagtatacAAGATGACAGGGCCATCCATCCCTGAAGGATGACACAGTCGAGAGCCTACATTCTGGGCTCATCTCAGCTAGCTTCCCATTTCCTGAACAGCTGAAACATCCAGTCACAGATCCCTCAGAACCTGGATCAGCCtacaaaatgggaaaggaaactGCTGATAAAGCGCAGGAGGCTTCCCAGAAAGTTAATGAAGTCTGGGAAGCCTCACACCTCCTCTGAGGAGGTGAAGGGGACCCCTAAAGCCCCATCTTACTCGGAGCGATTTAAAACACGGGCAATTGAGTCCCCAATTTAGGTTAAGGATTGAGTAAACTAGCACAGTGTCATACTGGTACTGTACCCAAGCCCTGCCCACAACACCCCTCCTGTTCTTAATTTGGAATTTCTGCTGCTGATTTTGGAAAAGTTCTCATTGAAAAGACTGTGTGTGACTACAAGCTTTCTAGGAGCCATTAATGGGATGTGGCTGCTACTTATCTTTCCCCATTATAAGCACCTTGAAGGTAGAAATAAGTGTTTGTTCTTTCTTATATTCCTAGCACTGGGTGAAGTGCCTGGCCCAGAGATACACTTAAGaagtgcttgctgactgactgactgactgactggtgTGGGTCCTCCCTCCATGTCTTAGGAAATACTTTTATAAAGGGAGGGGCTCCAAACTGCCTCGTTTGGCCACCAGTTTTCTAGTTAGGAGCCTCTGTCAGTTCATCTGGGCTGGTTAGAGAGGATCACAGATGGAGAGCCAGAAGGGCCTCCCAGACCTTCCCAACCAggccagtctcctcattttacacatgcgaaaacagatccagaaggtAAGATgatttgtctgtggtcacacatGTGGTAAGAAACTAGGGTGGGATCCGAACCCAGAAGTTCTAACTCTGAAGCCTGTGCTTAGTCTACTTTGCATCTGGTGGGACCTGCCAGAGATTTCATCCCACCAATGTCATGATGGAGGGAAGAGATACACAAAGTCCCCTGCCCTGGTCAGACTGTGCACAGTTGGGGGTACCACAGTCAGATACAGACCATCTGGGAAGACCAACCATTCTGGGCTGGAGCAAGCCTCGGCTATTATAGGGGCTGTCAAAGGAGATCTTGGACTATTCTGGAGGGTAAGCTGGGACGGGAGCTGTCCAAGAATAGATGAGCAGCCTCAATGGTCAGGAAACACCACAGACGGGAGATTATGTGACCTTTATCCTAAAAGTATCCTGCCCACTTCAACATGATCTTCCTGCCCCACCTTTCTTACCCAGGAGCAGACCAAGGGGCAGGAGGTCCTTGGAGCTGTGACCTTATTGCTGGAAGGTGTGATTGCGGCCCGCAGACAGCTGAGCCCCAGCTGCCTCTCCTCCCTGCTAGGGCAGCTCTCAGCCCAGGCACGCATCCTCCTCGGAGCTCTGCAAGGCCTCCTGGGAACCACGGTAAGGCCTAGATCAAGGCATCCATGGGAATGCTCTTCCCTGGACCAACTGGACCATCCAGTAGTGGGAGACAGGTGTTGGGTGGGCCATGCTGTTCTTCCTAACCCCCTGCCCTTGCCAGAGACATGATCTCTGGCCTTGGGCCCCTCCTCTGCCCCCAGTCTCTCCCAAAGGGCCAGACTGCAGTTCACAGGGAGCCCACGGCCATCTTCCTGAGCTTTCAGCAGCTTCTCAGAGGAAAGGTGCGTTTCCTGCTGCATGCACTGAGACCCATCCTCTGTGCCAGGCAGGAAGATCAGACTGCCACAGCAGCTACAGGCAGCGGCTCTGTCCCTGTCATCAGGACAACCTCTGGGCTCAAAGACAAGACCCCTGCATCACTGGAAGGGGGCCCTGGGAGCTCAGCCAAAGACACAGAAGCTCCCACGAGGGCCTTCAGACCCCTGAGCAGAATTCCTGGATTGCTGAACCACACAGCAAGCCCCCTGAACAAAGCCCCTGTATACTTGAACATGACTCTTGGACCCTCAAACAGAAGCCATGGTATCTCTCCTGTACCCTCAGTCAATACTCTGGAAAGCTCAAACAAGCCCCCTGGAACTCTAGATGTAACCCTCCAATCCCCCACTCCCTCATCTGGACTGATTACTCCTCCAAGCGTTCCTCCTATTGGACACCATGTGCTCTCCTCTCCCTCAACCACCCTCCTGACCTCTCCCCCCAGGCCTCACATCCCTTCTACTCCCCCCTCAGCCACAGGCCCAGgtaactcagtttcttctacaATCTGCTGCCTTCAGCCTTATCACTCCCAGGATAAGACTAAGGACATGCAGGACACTCAGGGCATGGCCACTTCATCCCCTACCTAAGTCCCACAGTCTGAAAAGGTCCTCCTGGGAGCTGACCAGGACAGCCTCAGCCCTGGCCTGCTCCAGTGTTGGGGTCTAAGCTCCACAGCCCACGCCCACTGAACTCTCAGGAGCCCAAGGGAAGGGAGCCAGGGCTGGGAGGCCTCTCCATGATCCCTCCTGGAAGCCTTCTCATGCCACATGGATGGAAAGGGAACATTTTTCACTGTacaatttcagaaaatatttttttaagcagataaataatatttgtcaGAAAAGCTGGTTCTCCTGGAACCTTTGGTTCATCTCTCCACACCTGGCCCCCTTTCCTGGTCCCCTCCGCTTCACCCATAACCATCATGTAAAGGCTGCCTTTGCCAGCAGCTCACCGGGAAATGCAAAAGGCAGGAGCCTTTGCTCCAAGCTGAAATCTGGACACCAGCCTTCTAGCCTCCACTGCCTTCTGCCAGGGAGACTATTCTCTCAGGACAGACTATGAGTAGTATCCCTCACTATGGCAGGCTTCTGAAATgtatgctacacacacacacacacacacacacacgcctgaaaaaacaaggaaaagtgaGGGCCGAAGTCAAGCAGTGCACAGTGCGCTGTCCTTATAGTAGGGAGCAGTGGGCTCCCTGAAAGCTGACAGGAAGCCCAGGGGAACCTCACACCTCAGCTAAGGTTTAGAGACAGCCCCAGGGAAGCCAAGATCTGGCTAGCACAGCTGAGCAAACAGCCAGCCTTGGAGGGGAAATTTCACCAGGTCCAAGCTCCTACTTCCCTCCCGTGGAGGCGGGGAGAAGTGCAGGAAGCTGCCCTGCCCACCACTCTGGAGCACACCACAGTGGGAGGTAGAGTCTATGCCCTATTTCCCAGAAGCCCTAAGTGACTAAAGAGGAGCTCTGTGGGCTTAATGTAAAACTCTGCTGAGCATCAGATAACGAATCACAGGGTAACAGGCTATCAGAACTGCAAGGGACCTAATCGATTTAGagcaatttattttaaagatgaacagACTAAGACCCAGAGAGCAACACCTGTCCCCCTCACCCCCAAGGTCACAGGTTTTCCAACTCTAGTCCAGGGTTCTCTACTGTCTATTATGCATTCTTTTCCAGTGAGGGCTTGTCCAGGAAGCAATGAGGCAAGGTCCCAGGGTAAAACAGGGAGATCCCCAAGGCCAAGGGCCCCAGAAGCTTTCCAATGGAATCTCTCTGGAATGCGGCTCTCATCTTCCCCAAGAGAAGGCAAACTGAGTCTCCAAAgctgggggcggggtggggggggagaggcGGGTGCCTTGGTGCTCTACCCAGACTGAGGCCTTATCTGCAAGGACAACGTGTAACCTCCAGAGTCCCTTTCTGTCGGGGCAGGTAAGGGCCAAAGGGCACAAATGCCAGGCATTCAGGATGGCAGTCACGGTGCTATCACAAATGCCTTAATGCCTAGTGGGCCCCGCATGGCTCAACTAAATGAGGATGCGGAAAACATTCCACCCCACAAAGAGTTTCAGGTCAAGGAAAATCACACTTAGTGAGTGAAAAATGAAGCCTATTATGAGACTGTCTCAGAGCTGCCACCTCTAccttcccagaaaaatcctgacaATCAGGGAGGGGCAGAATCCATGAAGCCACCAAGGTTGGTACCATGGTGTCAATGAGGTTGGTCACACAGGCCTGATTCCAAAGAAGTGAGTTTTCTGCATGCACAGAAAAGTTAGCCTGCTCAAGTGAGGGAGGAAAGAGTAAGAAAGTTCCTGCAATTTACTTCAGTGGAAACCGGATGAAAAGCAATAATAGACTAGAAATGAGTCAACACCCAGATACAAACAGAGCCCAAGTACCACACGGTTCAGGGTGATGAACATAAACTCCAGAAAGCTTCGAGTGGAGACCCAAGGTTGACCGACATAGCTCAGGACCAACAGCCCCTTCACTTATGTAAAGAAAAAGACCTTTCTAGTCCAGACTACCCCAGTCCCCAAACCCAGCTGACTTCTGGACCCCTGCCAAGCCAAAGAGCCGAAAAGGAGCGCCTTTCTTCCCTCTGACATGCCAGGCCCAGTTTCGCTGTCAAGACATTCAACAGTTCATTCACGCGGACTGTCCCAACTGCCTGCAGAGGCAATCTGACCTTCTAGTCCTCTACATTTCTGGAGAACACGGAATTCTTCTCCCTCCATCCAGACTGAATCCACTCCCATTCTTCTCACATTTAAGGCTTCAGAAAGCTGCTGAGATTTCCAGACATTCATCCCCATTCCCTaccaccctcccttcccctttcatcCCCCCCACAGTGAGAAACCAACAgaaatctcttccctttcttccggCAGGGCTCATTCACTTTCAGCCTATTTCCCTAAATCCCATTCTTAACACCTTCTTCACAGACCTGAAAATGACAGGGAAGGAAACACCCCAGGCAGTATCGGAGGGAAGCCAACTCCTGGGGTCAAACAGCTTCAAAAGGTCAGCTCCTGGATATGCCCTCTGGGGCTGCCCAGAATTCCTCAGGAGACCTGCAGGCTCCTGAGCTTGCTTCATTCAGAAAGAAAACCAGGATTCTCAGGCAACTTCAGGCCTCACCTAGCCCGCAGCCATTTCCCAAAGTTCTCCCAGCACACGCTAAGTCATGAAAGTTAGAAGGACACAATGTTCTGGAGCAACGGGACCAAGATGAGCCTCAGTGGTGTTGCTGGTCCCCTGATGGTGCTCACAGCAGCTCCCTCTCCTTGTTCAGTTATCACTGGGTGGCAAATGTCACTGACAGTTACTTTCCCTCCTCAGTCCCTCCCTCCTTCAGACCCTAGAAATGGAGACTTCCTCCCACATCTGCATTCCCAACCACTAAATCCTCCCCCACATTCCCACTGTCCCTAGACACAACCATATCTGAAAGCCTCCACTCATGATCTCATACACATGCGCATACACACACTCAAATCTCTCCAGGCTATGCAGATGACTCTTCTGCAAGAATTGAACAGACTGCCTAGACCTGGGAAGCAAGTGCTGGAAAGATTCCATAGATCCCCTCACCCATATGCCCTGTACTATCCTCAGAGGTAACTCCAGAGGCCATGAGCACAGCAGCACGGGATAAATACCGAGGCCAACTAGCTGAGGGTGACCCCAAGGAGTCAGCCCTGAGTGTCGAGTAAGGCCTGGCCAGACACACCACCGCCCAGCCTTAGTTCAGATGCATAAAAAACTTCAGAAGAACCTGAAAAGACAATTTCCAGGTGGACAGTAGAACAAGAAGAGAGACAGATACAAAAAAGCACAGTTTAATTGAGTCATCAAACAAAGTATCTGAAAGCTCAACCTGAGCTCATCCGATGAGGTCCCAAGCAGGGACCAACAGCCAGTTTCCCACTTAGTTCAGACCAACTGAAGGGGATCCCAAGTCCATCAGGTGAAGAATGGATTCCTCCAGTTCTCTGGAGTGGCCCTTCCACAGCCAGCACTCCTCACGCTGGAGCAGCTCTCAGGGGGCAGCAATGCCCAGACCAGGTCCCACAAAACAGGAAAGGGGAGGATGGCAAAGGCTCTGGGCAGCTCAGAAAGCCAGCTTCTTCATCAGGAGGTAAACGCGAGAGTCCACTTCAAAGCCGTGCAAGTTGTTGGCATCTCCCTGGAGTCTCATGAGCAGCCCCCCATAAGACACATAGGCAGAGCTAAAGCAAGAGGATGGCACTCAAGTCAGCCCGGCCTTCAAAGCAACTCTACGTTCTTGGAAGCTTGAGCCAGGAACAGGAAACCAAAGCATATGGCAGCCAAGGAGGCTAGGAGGAAGCCCCTTGACCTCCCCGAGAAGAGGACAGGTTCTAAGCATAGGCTCTAGAGGTCACCAAAAATGTCACATCCACCCTCTGGTCCATGAGGTAAATAGAGCCCCAGAAGGTACTATGAGCCCACTTTTACCCCCATCCCATCTGACAGTCATGTCTGTGGCCCAAGCACAAGGTCTGGCAGCCTGTCTCTTCTCCAGGAAATAGAACAGTTAGTCTCTTACATGAATGAAAGTACTTACAGACGAGTAGCTGCTTCTGTGGAGGTCTCGTCCCCCTCGATTCTATATACCTTCCCATACATCACATACTCAAACTGGTCAGCCCTGGGGAGTAAAAGGCATACACTTCTTGGGTCCCTCTCTCCCACCTGCAAATATCCCCAGGTGCAGGAAATGGCAGAAGCCACCAGAGCTGGGCAGAGGAGAAACCCCATAAATACTTATAGACTGAGCTCCTACATGTAGCAGACAAAGGAGGTATGATCTCCTTCTGGTGCCTCAGGCCCTTCTAAGCACCAGGTGTCCAAAGCTAGTACCTATTGTCCTTAGAGAATATCATCAAGGAAGTCACTTCAAATCAGATTAAAGTTAAAAAACCCTGGCAGGGTACCttctctttcctgatccctcaccTGGATGGCCGGTCATCTGTGGGATTATACTCCCCATCGTCCAGGGTCCCATCTTCATACAAGGTGCTAGCTATCACCAATCGGAACTTGTCACCTGAAAAAATCAACAAGAGATTTTGTGAAGAGTCAGAGTGTACATTTTGTCATTCTCACTGGTCTTTCTTCACTCAGTTCGCTGCAAACTGGCTTTACCCTGAAGCCTCCAGTCTAGCTCATGCCATTATGGATGGTGGTCCTGCTGCTTCTagcctttctcttctccaaccCATGGCTTCTACAGCCCTGCTCAAACACCTGCAGTAACTCGCTAGGGCCTATAGCATGATTTCTTAACATGGGCTAGTTTTATAGACAGATATACACGCGTatacgcatatacacacacacacacatatacatagacacacaaagCTCTTTCAATattattgctttcctttttattttatccatttaaaaatatgattctgagaagggatacaAAGGTTTTTCCAGACAGCAAAGGAAACATCAAGAAGCTTAAGCACCCTACAGGAAAAAATACCAATTCTTTAGCCTGGGATTCAAGGCCTGCCATCATTTGGCATCAGCCTCCCTTCTGGAAGCCTCATTTCACAttatcctccctttcccccttccactCCCACAATCCATCATGTTCCTGTCACACCAGACTATGTTCCATGACCCATCCTAAACATTCCCTTAGTCCTGGAGTACAGGACTctgcctcctcttcttcctcatcatgGTCTTTCAGATTTTTTCTTACTTCAAGGTTCCACTCTAAGGCTGTCACCACTGCCACCTCCATAAAATGGTCCCTGATGCCCTCTCTTGTTGGTGAAATGCTCCTAGAGTACTTTTTATCTGGATCCGTCCTTTGCCTTCAGCATTTTGTTCTTGGTATTATATGTATCTATCACTACTTCATCCttatccttctctcctcctcagcAGAAGGCAAGCACTTGGAGGGCAGGAACTATACCTTATTACCTCTGTAGCCCTCACTACCTGACCCAAAGCCTTGAATAGAGCAGGAACTTAAATCTTAGCTGAATTATTATCATATCACTTCCTAGGTCTCCATATATTTCTCTGCATGCTTCCTACCTGTCATTTTTGATGGCACAAGAATCTCATGTTCATTCACCACCCATGGTTTAGCCATCCCTCAACTGCTGACTATGTGGTCTCTTGCCAATTCTGCCACTGTAGATGCGTAAGTGCTACACGTCTTCTTTCAGCAGCCCAGTCCTTGCACAAACCAATCACCAAACACAAACAATTCTGTGGCTCCTGGACTAGGCTGTCCTGCTCTCCAAAGAATTCTGCCAATGCACTATTCTCTCATCAGTGTGACAGCGTGCCTCCTTGGCCACAGGCCCTCCAACAAGAGGTGTCCTTTTTAACCTCCTATGCCCATTTCATGTGTGTAAGGTAGCACCTCTGGGCTCCTGTGCTTCTCAGCTTAGAGAGGCCAAGCAAGTTTCAGGTGATTACTCACCATGtgtttcttttgagaactacATGAAATCCAAAAGGGACTCAAGGGATGACACAAGCAAAGGGggcatttttgttatttttcagttgtaatAATAATGTTTATAGCTTCCAGTACAatcttttccttctgattttgttcTGCAATGCTTGTTTTTGTTGATGGTGTCTGTGTATAGAACCCGAACCATTTTCAATCCGCAACAGTCCCCAACAACACCAGAAAGACCAGCAGACTGTCTGGTTGTGTCCTCCATCAAACACTTACCCAAGTCCACAGGATAGATCTGGATGTTAACATCTAAGATGAGGTCCATCTTGAAGGACTCACTCTCACAGTGCAAGCGGGACACTAAGGACAAGACAGAAATGATTATAGGAGAGATGCTTGTGAAAGCAAGGGGAGATAACAAAGGACGACCAAACCTCTGGTTTCTGATTCACCGTCTACCACTGATTCACTGTGAGTTAGGGACAATCATGTCCTCTCCCCCAGAAAACTTGGACTGTTTCCATATATGTTAAATGAGCAGGCTAAATCAAAGgattcctgctgctgctgtgaaaTGGCCAATAGGGAAGCATCCTTCTAGAGTATCTGACAGGAGCAGAACAGGATCCCCAGACACGGTAGTGCACGCTGATGCTGGGGGGCAGAGGGCATCTTCCCCAGAAATGGCAAATGGATGGATGTGGATAGTGTGGAAGTAGTTCTAACAAGAAGAGATGTGTGTATAGGGATTAGGGATAAAGGAAGAGAGCATCTTATGAGTTG
The DNA window shown above is from Notamacropus eugenii isolate mMacEug1 chromosome 2, mMacEug1.pri_v2, whole genome shotgun sequence and carries:
- the THPO gene encoding thrombopoietin isoform X1, giving the protein MTDSVAPTARSWSGSQTPVHLPQVTAAHYTQPPPWPQAEPRGEGPTQGASPAARLHSMELTELLVVTMFLLMSRLTLTLTSPAPVCDPRLFNKLLRDSAALHSRLSHCSDLNPLPIPVLLPTVDFSLREWRVKTEQTKGQEVLGAVTLLLEGVIAARRQLSPSCLSSLLGQLSAQARILLGALQGLLGTTSLPKGQTAVHREPTAIFLSFQQLLRGKVRFLLHALRPILCARQEDQTATAATGSGSVPVIRTTSGLKDKTPASLEGGPGSSAKDTEAPTRAFRPLSRIPGLLNHTASPLNKAPVYLNMTLGPSNRSHGISPVPSVNTLESSNKPPGTLDVTLQSPTPSSGLITPPSVPPIGHHVLSSPSTTLLTSPPRPHIPSTPPSATGPGNSVSSTICCLQPYHSQDKTKDMQDTQGMATSSPT
- the THPO gene encoding thrombopoietin isoform X2; translated protein: MELTELLVVTMFLLMSRLTLTLTSPAPVCDPRLFNKLLRDSAALHSRLSHCSDLNPLPIPVLLPTVDFSLREWRVKTEQTKGQEVLGAVTLLLEGVIAARRQLSPSCLSSLLGQLSAQARILLGALQGLLGTTSLPKGQTAVHREPTAIFLSFQQLLRGKVRFLLHALRPILCARQEDQTATAATGSGSVPVIRTTSGLKDKTPASLEGGPGSSAKDTEAPTRAFRPLSRIPGLLNHTASPLNKAPVYLNMTLGPSNRSHGISPVPSVNTLESSNKPPGTLDVTLQSPTPSSGLITPPSVPPIGHHVLSSPSTTLLTSPPRPHIPSTPPSATGPGNSVSSTICCLQPYHSQDKTKDMQDTQGMATSSPT
- the POLR2H gene encoding DNA-directed RNA polymerases I, II, and III subunit RPABC3, whose amino-acid sequence is MAGILFEDIFDVKDIDPEGKKFDRVSRLHCESESFKMDLILDVNIQIYPVDLGDKFRLVIASTLYEDGTLDDGEYNPTDDRPSRADQFEYVMYGKVYRIEGDETSTEAATRLSAYVSYGGLLMRLQGDANNLHGFEVDSRVYLLMKKLAF